One Bacteroidia bacterium DNA segment encodes these proteins:
- a CDS encoding ATP-binding cassette domain-containing protein encodes MSERILKALMQLFAIIARPESNAEERRSIVGSFLLQQLNSELVNEYLKVFNNYYEQYQAKQSDSTLRKKRIAGSSVKVLKICTEINEELTQKQKIIVVVRLLEFIKSDSEEISEQEQEFVETVADTFHIVSEEYVRLKAFILYTFDEIPNSTRMLLVDSQKEFSHQKVKHLFRAGLEGQLRLFHVRTANMFLLKYLGEKELYLNGQLIHLQKVYVLTTGSSIRSAKIAPIYYSDILSIFNEDKIKSKIVFEARNIEFAFKGGGIGLHNMNFQEESGHLVGIMGASGAGKTTLLNVLNGSYPPTSGEILINDINIYSKDEATEGLIGYVSQDDLLIEDLTVFQNLYYNAKLCFDNLSHFQILRIVLKTLQNLGLYKIKHMKVGSPMNKKISGGQRKRLNIALELIREPSILFLDEPTSGLSSRDSENILDLLKDLTLKGKLVFVVIHQPSSDIFKMFDKLLILDTGGYLIYDGDPVDSIIYFKSRTHQANWSESECPTCGNVNPEQIFNIVEANVLDEYGNMTHTRKFSPNEWLDSYDKYHVKPEEKTKEEKLHYKLPEIFFKVPGIIKQFKVFVIRDVLSKLSNTQYLLINLLEAPLLALLLSYIIKYYNVDAANETGYSFSDNSNISIFIFMAVIISIFIGLTVSAEEIFRDRKIRKREKYLNLSWGSYLFSKVAILTVLSAIQAAIFVVIGNTVLEIQGMYWQYWLVLFSAWVFSNILGLNISDAFNSAVTIYILIPFLVIPQLILSGIIFKFDKLNPDISSPSHIPLYGQIITARWAYEALAVYQFRENKYEKQFYTYDKIMSSANFKKDFWLRSIRNKTSDVKRELGEKGNKQIINDALELLRNELSLEIKLNKKVLLPVKVSNLVNGKVTNNVIDKLNFYYDELNKYYIQKYKKASEAKDRLFAKLTSTDKLNKNFIQLKKDYHNENLKEFVRNENEMVKIIEYDHRLYQKADPIFFDPQGGILDAHFYAPRKKVFGTYFDTYWVNIVIIWLMSITLFICLYFNLLRKLLELGEWTSERYKKNKQIRKQKSRIK; translated from the coding sequence ATGAGCGAAAGAATACTAAAAGCCCTGATGCAATTGTTTGCAATCATTGCCCGACCAGAGAGCAATGCCGAAGAACGCAGGTCTATTGTAGGCTCATTCTTATTACAACAATTAAACAGCGAGCTGGTTAATGAATATTTAAAAGTATTTAATAATTACTACGAACAATATCAGGCGAAACAATCAGATAGTACTTTAAGAAAGAAAAGAATTGCAGGAAGCTCTGTTAAAGTTTTAAAGATTTGTACTGAAATTAATGAGGAACTAACACAAAAACAAAAAATTATTGTTGTTGTACGTTTACTCGAATTTATTAAATCCGATTCTGAAGAAATCTCTGAACAGGAACAAGAATTTGTTGAAACTGTTGCAGATACTTTTCATATTGTTTCAGAAGAATACGTTAGGTTAAAAGCGTTTATACTTTATACTTTTGATGAAATACCCAATTCTACCAGGATGTTACTTGTTGACAGTCAAAAAGAATTTAGTCATCAAAAAGTAAAACATCTGTTCCGTGCCGGATTAGAAGGGCAACTACGCTTATTCCATGTAAGAACTGCAAATATGTTCCTTTTGAAGTATTTAGGCGAAAAGGAATTATATTTAAATGGTCAGCTAATTCACCTTCAGAAAGTTTATGTACTTACAACCGGAAGTTCCATACGTTCTGCCAAAATTGCTCCTATATACTATTCTGATATTCTCAGCATTTTTAATGAAGACAAAATAAAGTCAAAAATCGTTTTTGAAGCTAGAAATATAGAATTCGCTTTTAAGGGTGGTGGCATTGGACTTCACAACATGAATTTTCAGGAAGAATCGGGACATCTTGTTGGAATAATGGGTGCCAGTGGGGCTGGAAAAACAACTTTATTAAACGTTTTAAATGGTTCATACCCGCCAACCAGTGGAGAAATTTTAATAAATGATATTAATATTTACTCTAAGGATGAAGCTACCGAAGGATTAATAGGATATGTTTCTCAGGACGACCTACTTATTGAAGATTTGACTGTTTTTCAAAACTTATATTATAATGCTAAACTCTGCTTTGATAACCTTAGTCACTTTCAGATTTTAAGGATTGTACTTAAAACCTTGCAGAATTTAGGTTTGTATAAGATTAAACACATGAAAGTTGGTAGTCCAATGAATAAAAAAATCAGTGGAGGCCAACGAAAACGTTTAAATATTGCTCTGGAATTAATTCGCGAACCCTCTATTTTATTTCTTGATGAACCAACATCGGGATTATCTTCAAGAGACTCAGAAAACATTCTTGACCTTTTAAAAGACCTTACTTTAAAAGGAAAATTAGTATTTGTTGTAATTCACCAACCATCGTCAGATATTTTTAAAATGTTTGACAAATTATTAATACTCGATACAGGTGGATATCTTATTTACGATGGCGATCCAGTAGATTCAATTATTTATTTTAAATCAAGAACACATCAGGCTAACTGGAGCGAAAGCGAATGCCCTACTTGCGGTAACGTTAATCCTGAGCAGATTTTTAATATAGTTGAAGCAAATGTTCTTGACGAGTATGGAAACATGACTCACACGCGCAAATTCTCACCAAACGAATGGCTGGATAGTTATGATAAATACCATGTTAAACCAGAAGAAAAAACAAAAGAAGAAAAATTACATTACAAGCTTCCCGAGATTTTCTTTAAAGTACCCGGAATAATAAAACAATTTAAGGTATTTGTTATCAGAGATGTACTTTCAAAGTTATCAAATACACAATATTTACTGATTAATTTATTAGAAGCTCCATTACTGGCGTTGCTACTTTCTTATATTATTAAATATTATAATGTAGATGCTGCAAATGAAACAGGCTATTCATTTAGTGATAACAGTAATATTTCTATTTTCATCTTCATGGCAGTTATTATTTCAATTTTTATTGGTTTAACAGTAAGTGCCGAAGAAATTTTCAGAGACAGAAAAATCAGAAAACGCGAAAAATATCTAAATTTAAGTTGGGGTAGTTACTTATTTTCTAAAGTTGCCATTCTAACTGTATTATCAGCAATTCAAGCTGCTATTTTTGTTGTCATTGGAAATACTGTTTTGGAAATTCAGGGAATGTACTGGCAATATTGGCTTGTTTTATTTAGCGCCTGGGTATTTTCTAATATTTTAGGACTTAATATTTCAGATGCGTTTAATTCTGCAGTTACCATTTACATATTAATACCTTTTCTTGTAATTCCTCAACTAATTTTAAGTGGTATTATTTTTAAATTTGATAAGTTAAACCCAGATATTAGCAGTCCAAGTCATATTCCATTATACGGACAAATTATTACTGCAAGATGGGCTTATGAAGCACTTGCGGTTTATCAATTCCGTGAAAACAAATACGAAAAGCAGTTTTACACCTATGACAAAATAATGAGTTCTGCTAATTTTAAAAAAGATTTCTGGTTAAGATCTATTCGTAACAAAACATCAGATGTAAAAAGAGAACTTGGCGAAAAAGGCAATAAACAAATTATAAATGATGCTTTAGAACTTTTAAGAAATGAGCTTTCATTAGAAATTAAATTGAATAAAAAAGTTCTTCTTCCTGTTAAAGTCTCGAATTTAGTAAATGGTAAAGTCACAAATAATGTGATAGATAAATTAAATTTTTACTACGACGAATTAAATAAATACTATATTCAAAAATACAAAAAAGCAAGTGAAGCAAAAGACAGACTTTTTGCAAAACTTACAAGTACAGATAAACTGAATAAAAATTTCATACAACTAAAAAAAGATTACCATAACGAAAACCTAAAGGAATTTGTTAGAAACGAAAATGAAATGGTAAAGATTATTGAATATGATCATCGTTTATACCAAAAAGCTGACCCTATATTTTTTGATCCTCAGGGCGGAATACTTGATGCTCATTTTTATGCACCCCGCAAAAAAGTATTTGGGACATATTTTGACACTTACTGGGTAAATATTGTAATTATTTGGTTAATGTCAATCACACTTTTCATTTGCCTGTACTTTAATCTTCTTAGAAAATTATTAGAATTAGGCGAATGGACATCAGAAAGGTATAAAAAGAATAAACAGATAAGAAAACAAAAAAGCCGGATAAAATAA
- a CDS encoding DPP IV N-terminal domain-containing protein produces the protein MKKISILFIFQIICFVTLFSQTRLLTIDEATIGQYRQFYPQSIYSPEWRPGGENYTFIKKGGLFQSSAKDNSEKEVLTKKEFTTAFEEVKVTDVTGFGAFSWIFPSMLKVERPDGVALFNVDTKKIESYIKIDDSIENQDFSVESKMLAFTKANNLYVADVNSKITAVSNEKNTGIVYGKTVHRNEFGIEKGTFWSPSGKKLAFYRMDESMITQYPLVDIEPRIAELRNLRYPMAGMQSHEVTVGVFSVDNGKIIYLKTGEPKVQYLTSISWSNDEKYIFIAVLNPQQNHMKFNQYDAVTGDYIKTLFEEKNDKYVEPLKPAVFLKKSSGKFIWESQRDGYNHLYLYDINGKLLKQITKGNWAVIEFKGFNDSETELFYVSTEKSPLERNLYSVNIETGKTVCLTTEKGYHSAMLSDSKKYVLDQYSSVEYANIFNINDADGKKVKELLNAPNPLKEISMPEMEMIKIKAADGKTDLYGRVIKPLNFDKTKKYPAILYVYGGPHAQLVENSWLGGAPLWDFYMAQKGYVVITIDNRGSANRGFEFESVIHRNCGEAEALDQMEAVKYLKNLGYVDEKRIGVHGWSYGGFMTINLMTTFPDVFKAGVAGGPVIDWKYYEVMYGERYMDTPQENAEGYQKTSLIHKAKNLKGDLLIIHGYIDDTVVLQNSLAFLQQCIIDGILVDYFLYPEHPHNVRGMDRIHLMKKITKYFDDNL, from the coding sequence ATGAAAAAAATTTCTATTTTGTTTATCTTTCAGATAATCTGTTTTGTAACTTTGTTTTCGCAAACAAGATTACTTACAATTGATGAAGCAACAATTGGACAATATCGTCAATTTTATCCTCAATCGATATATTCTCCAGAATGGCGACCTGGTGGCGAAAATTACACATTTATTAAAAAAGGTGGTTTGTTTCAAAGTTCTGCAAAAGATAATTCCGAAAAGGAAGTATTAACAAAAAAAGAATTTACTACTGCATTTGAAGAAGTTAAAGTAACTGATGTTACCGGATTCGGAGCTTTTTCATGGATATTTCCATCAATGTTAAAAGTTGAAAGACCTGATGGTGTTGCTTTATTTAATGTGGATACTAAAAAAATTGAATCATATATTAAAATAGATGACTCTATAGAAAATCAGGACTTCTCTGTGGAAAGTAAAATGCTTGCTTTTACAAAAGCAAACAACTTGTATGTTGCAGATGTAAATTCAAAAATAACTGCAGTATCAAATGAAAAAAATACAGGAATTGTATATGGAAAAACGGTTCATCGTAATGAATTTGGAATAGAAAAAGGAACATTCTGGAGTCCATCAGGAAAAAAGCTTGCATTTTATCGAATGGATGAAAGTATGATAACTCAATATCCATTAGTAGATATTGAACCAAGAATTGCAGAATTACGAAACTTGCGTTATCCAATGGCAGGAATGCAAAGTCACGAAGTTACCGTTGGAGTTTTTTCTGTTGATAACGGGAAAATAATTTATTTAAAAACTGGTGAACCTAAAGTACAATATCTTACAAGTATTTCATGGAGTAATGATGAGAAATATATTTTTATTGCTGTGCTTAATCCTCAGCAGAATCATATGAAATTTAATCAGTATGATGCTGTTACAGGTGACTATATTAAGACTCTTTTTGAGGAAAAGAACGATAAATATGTAGAGCCGTTAAAACCTGCTGTATTTCTAAAAAAATCATCCGGAAAATTTATTTGGGAAAGTCAGCGTGATGGATATAATCATTTATATTTATATGATATCAATGGTAAATTGTTAAAACAAATTACAAAAGGTAATTGGGCTGTTATAGAATTTAAAGGTTTTAATGATTCAGAAACTGAATTGTTTTATGTATCAACAGAAAAAAGTCCGTTGGAACGTAACTTGTATTCAGTAAATATTGAAACTGGTAAAACTGTATGTTTAACAACTGAGAAGGGCTATCATTCTGCAATGTTAAGCGATTCGAAAAAATATGTTTTAGATCAATACAGTTCAGTAGAATATGCAAATATTTTTAATATAAATGATGCTGATGGCAAAAAGGTTAAAGAATTGCTAAATGCACCAAATCCATTAAAGGAAATTTCGATGCCAGAAATGGAAATGATTAAAATTAAAGCTGCAGATGGTAAGACCGATTTATATGGGAGAGTAATTAAACCTTTAAATTTTGATAAAACAAAAAAATATCCTGCAATACTTTATGTATATGGCGGACCACATGCACAACTTGTAGAAAATTCATGGCTTGGTGGAGCACCATTATGGGATTTTTATATGGCCCAAAAAGGATATGTTGTGATAACAATAGACAATAGAGGATCAGCAAATCGTGGTTTTGAGTTTGAAAGTGTTATTCACAGAAATTGTGGAGAAGCAGAAGCTCTTGATCAGATGGAAGCAGTTAAGTACCTAAAGAATCTTGGTTATGTTGACGAAAAAAGAATTGGAGTTCATGGTTGGAGTTATGGAGGTTTTATGACAATAAATTTAATGACAACCTTTCCAGATGTATTTAAAGCAGGAGTTGCAGGCGGACCTGTAATTGACTGGAAATATTATGAAGTAATGTATGGCGAAAGATATATGGATACTCCTCAGGAAAATGCTGAAGGCTATCAGAAAACAAGTTTAATTCACAAAGCAAAAAATCTTAAGGGAGATTTGTTAATTATTCATGGATATATTGATGATACTGTTGTTTTGCAAAATAGTCTGGCATTTTTGCAGCAATGTATTATCGATGGTATTTTAGTTGATTATTTCCTTTATCCTGAGCATCCGCATAATGTTCGCGGTATGGATAGAATACATTTAATGAAAAAAATTACTAAATATTTTGATGATAATTTGTAA
- a CDS encoding pyridoxamine 5'-phosphate oxidase family protein, with amino-acid sequence MHIRDKAIKDITLQTELFEVISKCNVCHVGFVDGNKPYVLGFNFGFDGKSIYLHCAKEGYKLDILAKNNQVCVEFDTDHDVFARHKEVACSWRMRYRSVVAWGKAEIITDYNEKVEGLKIFMKNYSDLNFDFSVPSINNINVIKIQVDKMTGRKFEYL; translated from the coding sequence ATGCATATAAGAGATAAGGCAATTAAAGATATTACTTTGCAAACAGAATTATTTGAAGTAATTAGTAAATGTAATGTATGTCATGTTGGTTTTGTAGATGGTAATAAGCCATATGTTTTGGGTTTTAATTTCGGTTTTGATGGGAAATCAATTTATTTGCATTGTGCAAAAGAGGGTTATAAATTGGATATTTTAGCAAAAAACAATCAGGTTTGTGTTGAGTTTGATACTGATCACGATGTTTTTGCAAGGCATAAAGAAGTTGCATGTAGTTGGAGAATGCGTTACAGAAGTGTTGTTGCATGGGGAAAAGCTGAGATAATAACAGATTATAATGAAAAAGTAGAAGGACTAAAGATTTTTATGAAGAATTATTCAGATTTAAATTTTGATTTTTCAGTTCCTTCAATAAATAACATTAACGTAATTAAGATACAGGTTGATAAAATGACTGGAAGAAAGTTTGAATATTTATAA
- a CDS encoding DUF4139 domain-containing protein yields MKKTFFLNRTKKQNYYSIKFILLATTMFFLINVTKAENKEVVIKSKIDKVTVFTSSAQVYRSGNFSIGAGTYEIIFDAVSPLINEASIQVNGSGVFTILDVKHRIKNPEAVLPLDNVIPIKIIKDINLLEDSLSNIQFEIDDYNGQADILKFEKRLIENNKLITGGSDTIPEIKDAFSYFRTQLFDINKKLLEISKAILKLNNRKNKMNERLANLKSYNSQVNPVKVEEPKNQVVVTISAQAQTNGKLEISYLVNSAGWTSTYDIRAESSDKPLKLIQKASVYQNSGEDWKDVNITLSTITPNSNNVKPYLPILYLSYNYYQNSYKKDLAKQAREEDRALSSESSRPSTTGGFSQALTSADFVQTAETMTNIEYKIPLEYTIPSDGETHMIAVQNINLKTEYSYYLTPKVDKQAFLIAKITDFEEYDLLPGQASIFFNGSYVGATALNTSELSDTIELALGRDRSIMVERKKQKEDSKNVLMGTNQIKTIAYEINIKNNKSTTVNLIVNDQIPVSNDKEIIVTPLITKGANLDESTGLLTWKVKLTTNESKTLKFTYSIESDKNKPLANLN; encoded by the coding sequence ATGAAAAAGACATTTTTTTTAAACAGAACAAAGAAGCAAAATTATTATTCAATAAAATTTATACTTCTTGCAACTACTATGTTTTTTCTTATTAATGTAACAAAAGCAGAAAACAAAGAAGTAGTTATTAAATCTAAAATAGATAAAGTAACTGTATTTACCTCATCGGCACAAGTGTACAGATCGGGTAATTTTTCTATTGGCGCAGGCACATATGAAATTATTTTTGATGCTGTATCGCCATTAATTAACGAAGCAAGTATTCAGGTAAATGGCTCAGGTGTTTTTACTATACTTGATGTTAAACACAGAATTAAAAACCCTGAAGCAGTTTTACCACTGGATAATGTTATTCCAATTAAAATAATAAAAGACATCAACCTTTTAGAGGATTCATTATCAAATATTCAGTTTGAAATTGATGATTATAATGGTCAGGCTGATATTTTAAAATTCGAAAAAAGATTAATAGAAAACAACAAATTAATTACAGGAGGAAGCGATACAATTCCCGAAATTAAAGATGCATTCAGTTATTTCAGAACCCAACTTTTTGATATTAACAAAAAACTTCTTGAAATATCAAAAGCCATATTAAAATTAAACAATAGAAAAAATAAAATGAACGAAAGGCTTGCTAATCTTAAATCATATAATTCACAGGTAAATCCAGTTAAAGTTGAAGAGCCAAAGAATCAAGTTGTTGTAACAATATCCGCACAAGCACAAACTAATGGTAAGTTAGAAATAAGCTATCTGGTAAACTCGGCTGGCTGGACATCTACCTATGATATTCGTGCAGAAAGCAGCGACAAACCATTAAAACTTATACAAAAAGCAAGTGTATATCAAAACAGTGGCGAAGACTGGAAAGACGTTAATATTACTTTATCTACAATAACACCTAATTCAAATAATGTTAAACCATATTTACCAATATTGTATTTAAGTTACAATTATTATCAGAATTCATACAAAAAAGATCTTGCAAAACAAGCCAGAGAAGAAGACAGAGCCCTTTCATCAGAATCTTCACGTCCTTCAACCACCGGTGGATTTTCACAAGCTTTAACTTCAGCTGATTTTGTACAAACTGCAGAAACTATGACAAATATTGAATACAAAATACCACTTGAATATACAATACCTTCTGATGGTGAAACACACATGATTGCAGTTCAAAACATTAATTTAAAAACCGAATATTCATATTACCTAACTCCAAAAGTTGATAAACAAGCATTTTTAATTGCAAAAATTACTGATTTTGAAGAATATGATTTATTACCTGGTCAGGCTAGCATTTTTTTTAATGGAAGTTATGTAGGAGCAACAGCCTTAAATACTTCTGAGCTATCTGACACTATTGAACTTGCTTTAGGTCGCGACAGAAGCATTATGGTTGAAAGAAAAAAACAAAAAGAAGACAGTAAAAATGTATTAATGGGTACAAATCAAATTAAAACAATTGCTTACGAAATTAACATAAAAAATAACAAATCAACAACTGTTAACCTTATTGTTAACGATCAGATTCCGGTATCTAACGATAAAGAAATTATAGTAACTCCTTTAATAACAAAGGGTGCAAATCTTGACGAATCTACCGGATTATTAACATGGAAAGTAAAACTTACAACAAATGAAAGTAAAACTTTAAAATTTACATACTCAATTGAAAGCGACAAAAATAAGCCACTAGCAAATTTGAATTAA
- a CDS encoding T9SS type A sorting domain-containing protein: protein MKRNLLFIALFLMSIGMYAQEWSQQNTNLPGTSSGVNDIWVVDSNVVWVKGFNGSGTGVDIRAFSRTQNGGTTWTAGAFTGMGTNVMPRLISAAAYDTCFAVAMDTVSNAPSFWGTFDGGTTWTVVTGVINSASSFADGVKFWDRTKGFCYGDPVGGSYEIFTTSNAGLTWTPATTSVTPVPASEYGFNGADCAAIVPGGIGFIMTDHGRILRTTDFGATWAVTATAPFTSAAYGSVKVYASSANYIICATYVTATTTWTWKYTTDGGTTWLAYVPTGAFYDYAMCYAPGSVNTFIATSPDLATAAGVSHSEDGGLTWNDYNDPYFLQPTGSNIQCLAVGFYNEQIGWVGNYDQAQTINSILKYRYIAPTGVNMYQLVNGNDLNIFPNPGKDVVNFSINGANNSDMNISVIDVTGKIIFNQTLNVNGISNTSFDFSKFNKGIYIVNVKSGNENYNKKLVVM, encoded by the coding sequence ATGAAAAGAAATTTACTTTTTATTGCATTATTTTTAATGAGCATTGGAATGTATGCTCAAGAATGGTCGCAACAGAACACAAATTTACCCGGAACAAGTAGTGGTGTTAATGATATTTGGGTTGTTGACAGCAATGTAGTTTGGGTTAAGGGCTTTAATGGCTCAGGAACCGGAGTTGACATCAGAGCGTTTTCAAGAACTCAGAATGGTGGAACAACATGGACTGCAGGCGCATTTACAGGAATGGGTACGAATGTAATGCCAAGACTTATTTCTGCTGCTGCTTACGACACATGCTTTGCTGTTGCAATGGACACAGTTTCAAATGCTCCTTCATTTTGGGGAACTTTTGATGGTGGCACAACATGGACTGTTGTTACCGGAGTAATTAATAGCGCTTCTTCATTTGCAGATGGCGTTAAATTCTGGGATCGTACTAAAGGTTTTTGTTATGGTGACCCAGTAGGCGGTAGTTATGAAATTTTCACAACTTCAAATGCCGGTTTAACTTGGACACCTGCAACAACAAGTGTTACTCCTGTTCCTGCTTCTGAATATGGATTTAACGGTGCTGACTGCGCTGCAATAGTTCCAGGAGGTATTGGTTTTATTATGACTGACCATGGACGTATTTTAAGAACAACTGACTTTGGTGCAACATGGGCAGTTACTGCTACAGCTCCATTCACATCAGCAGCTTATGGAAGTGTAAAAGTTTATGCTTCTAGTGCTAATTATATTATTTGTGCTACTTACGTAACAGCTACAACAACATGGACATGGAAATACACTACCGATGGCGGAACTACATGGTTAGCATATGTTCCAACAGGTGCATTTTATGACTATGCAATGTGTTATGCTCCTGGATCAGTAAACACTTTCATTGCTACCTCTCCTGATTTAGCAACTGCTGCAGGTGTTTCACACAGCGAAGATGGTGGCTTAACATGGAATGATTATAATGATCCTTACTTCTTACAACCTACAGGTTCAAATATTCAATGCTTAGCAGTAGGTTTTTATAATGAACAAATTGGTTGGGTAGGTAATTATGATCAGGCTCAAACAATAAATTCAATTTTAAAATATCGTTATATCGCACCTACCGGTGTTAATATGTACCAACTTGTAAATGGTAACGATTTAAATATTTTCCCAAATCCAGGTAAAGATGTTGTTAATTTCTCTATTAATGGAGCTAACAATTCTGACATGAATATTTCTGTTATCGATGTTACTGGAAAAATAATTTTTAACCAAACATTAAATGTTAATGGTATTTCTAATACATCATTCGACTTTTCAAAATTCAATAAAGGAATTTACATTGTTAATGTAAAATCAGGTAATGAAAACTACAATAAAAAGTTAGTTGTGATGTAA
- a CDS encoding DUF1987 domain-containing protein, producing the protein MDPIIIEGTPKTPTVNFDATTGKIEIKGRSIPENSIEFYKPLVDWLETYGGAPLANTVVNIQLEYFNTSSSKCILDIFKKLENISKAGSAVIINWYYEEDDEDMLEAGEDYQSIIKVPFKMIEIEE; encoded by the coding sequence ATGGATCCAATAATAATTGAAGGAACACCAAAAACACCAACTGTGAATTTTGATGCAACCACAGGAAAGATAGAAATAAAAGGAAGATCCATTCCCGAAAATTCTATTGAATTTTATAAACCACTTGTTGATTGGTTAGAGACTTATGGTGGAGCACCTCTTGCTAATACTGTTGTTAATATTCAGCTTGAATATTTTAATACAAGTTCATCAAAATGTATTTTGGATATTTTTAAAAAATTAGAAAATATATCAAAAGCAGGTAGTGCAGTTATAATTAATTGGTACTACGAAGAAGATGATGAAGATATGTTAGAAGCTGGTGAAGATTATCAGTCTATTATTAAAGTTCCATTTAAAATGATTGAAATAGAAGAATAA
- a CDS encoding TetR/AcrR family transcriptional regulator, which yields MEVNNKDKARDNIIKAAIVVFGKYGYKKATLDDIGNVVGKGKTGLYYYFKNKEDVFKAVIEKEANELALAINNAVNNSLTPSEKLKAYFFTRMNTLLKVSIFYDAMKNELLDNLQFINQTRLMYDKAELQLVKQILLDGVKQNYFDIENLEITANTIVTALKGLEIPFFVQNGNADFEKNIENLFNLICFGLVKRN from the coding sequence ATGGAAGTAAATAATAAAGATAAGGCTAGAGATAATATAATTAAGGCTGCGATAGTTGTTTTTGGTAAATATGGTTATAAAAAAGCTACATTAGATGATATCGGGAATGTAGTAGGGAAGGGTAAAACAGGATTGTATTATTATTTTAAAAATAAAGAAGATGTTTTTAAAGCTGTTATTGAGAAGGAAGCTAACGAACTTGCCTTAGCAATTAATAATGCAGTTAATAATAGTTTAACTCCATCAGAAAAATTAAAAGCATATTTTTTTACAAGAATGAATACTTTATTAAAAGTGTCTATATTTTATGATGCTATGAAAAATGAATTATTAGACAATCTGCAATTTATTAATCAAACAAGATTAATGTATGATAAAGCAGAATTGCAATTAGTAAAACAAATTTTATTAGATGGAGTTAAACAGAATTATTTTGATATTGAAAATTTGGAAATAACTGCAAATACTATTGTTACAGCATTAAAAGGGCTTGAAATTCCATTTTTTGTGCAAAATGGAAATGCTGATTTTGAAAAAAACATTGAAAATTTATTTAATCTGATTTGCTTTGGTTTAGTAAAAAGAAATTGA
- a CDS encoding M15 family metallopeptidase has product MQHYGLVDISSIDSNIIVSLQYATTSNFLKKNIYGSLTHAYLQKDVAAKLVIASNNLIKLMPQYRIVVLDAARPLSLQQIMWNEAQVPENDKDKFIANPIYHSLHNYGAAVDITLSDTAGNWLDMGTGFDSFDDLAYPSLEPEFLKQGKLSPLQINNRLILRSAMAFAGFSSISTEWWHFNACSRNYAKKHYSLIVSHILADNPAFSITPITNNTIKEIKEPKANDINFRIQIMTSEKKLNPSSTILKGKKVDEYIHKGLYKYTYGKYKTLEDALIQLSKIRNDGFSDAFVVAFNKNERIGIKDASELLQ; this is encoded by the coding sequence ATGCAACATTATGGATTGGTTGATATTAGCAGTATCGATTCAAATATTATTGTTAGTCTGCAATATGCTACGACTTCAAACTTTCTTAAAAAAAACATATATGGCAGTTTAACACATGCCTATCTTCAAAAAGATGTTGCTGCAAAGTTAGTAATAGCTTCAAATAACTTAATTAAATTAATGCCTCAATATCGCATTGTAGTTTTAGATGCCGCAAGACCACTATCTTTACAACAAATAATGTGGAATGAAGCTCAGGTTCCCGAGAATGATAAAGATAAATTTATAGCAAATCCAATTTATCATAGTCTTCATAATTATGGCGCAGCAGTTGACATAACACTCTCTGATACAGCAGGTAATTGGCTAGATATGGGAACAGGTTTTGATTCTTTTGACGATCTCGCCTATCCATCACTGGAACCTGAATTTTTAAAACAGGGAAAACTTTCACCATTACAAATAAATAACAGGTTAATCTTAAGATCTGCTATGGCTTTTGCAGGATTTTCGAGTATTTCAACAGAATGGTGGCATTTTAATGCATGCTCAAGAAACTATGCAAAAAAGCATTATTCATTAATTGTTTCGCATATATTAGCTGATAATCCGGCTTTTTCGATTACGCCTATAACAAATAACACAATAAAAGAGATAAAGGAACCTAAAGCAAACGATATAAACTTCAGGATACAGATAATGACTTCTGAGAAGAAATTAAACCCTTCATCAACAATACTTAAAGGCAAAAAAGTTGATGAATACATTCATAAAGGTTTATATAAATACACCTACGGAAAATACAAAACGCTTGAAGATGCCTTAATTCAGTTAAGTAAGATTAGAAATGATGGATTCTCTGATGCATTTGTAGTTGCATTTAATAAGAATGAAAGAATTGGAATAAAAGACGCATCTGAACTACTACAATAA